The proteins below are encoded in one region of Paralysiella testudinis:
- the nrdR gene encoding transcriptional regulator NrdR: protein MKCPFCQHANTQVIDTRLSEEHNCIRRRRRCMACDKRFSTMESVEMRMPLIIKRTGEKVLFDPAKLHTSLNRALHKRPIDSETVEDTIAAIESRLYHLGVKEISSQAIGEMMLDELALLDEVAYVRFASVYKSFHDVSEFTQLIASLNKK, encoded by the coding sequence AATACTCAAGTTATCGACACGCGTTTAAGCGAAGAGCATAACTGCATCCGCCGTCGCCGTCGCTGTATGGCCTGCGATAAGCGCTTTAGCACCATGGAAAGCGTGGAAATGCGTATGCCGTTAATCATCAAACGCACCGGTGAAAAAGTACTGTTCGACCCGGCCAAACTGCACACCAGCCTTAACCGCGCCCTGCATAAGCGCCCCATCGACAGCGAAACCGTGGAAGACACCATCGCCGCCATCGAAAGCCGCCTGTATCATTTGGGCGTGAAAGAAATTTCCAGCCAGGCCATCGGCGAAATGATGCTCGACGAATTAGCCCTGCTTGACGAAGTGGCTTATGTGCGCTTTGCTTCGGTTTACAAAAGTTTTCACGATGTTTCCGAATTTACCCAACTCATTGCTTCTTTAAATAAAAAATAA
- the ribD gene encoding bifunctional diaminohydroxyphosphoribosylaminopyrimidine deaminase/5-amino-6-(5-phosphoribosylamino)uracil reductase RibD: MTAFSTTDTRLMQTALDLAWQGRFSTSPNPRVGCVIAHGGQIVSEGFHLRAGEPHAEVHALRQAGTHAQGATAYVTLEPCSHTGRTGPCAQALINAGIRRVVAAMQDPNPLVGGQGFAMLRAAGIEVQSGLLETEARALNRGFLSRIERDRPFVRLKVAASLDGKTALSDGRSQWITGAEARHDVQILRAESCAVLTGIGTILADNPRLNVRAFAALRQPTRIVLDSHARTPPGSHIIQDSGSPTVLVHASTTRPKHTALPPHVSHLSAPTDADGRIHLPALLPLLAQQGYGEILVEAGGTLNSAFLEQDWVDEIVLYQAPKILGHTGQSAFRLPENPQALNEAGWHSHSVSPLGNDIKWVLTRLNRP, from the coding sequence ATGACTGCCTTTAGCACCACCGACACCCGGCTGATGCAAACCGCCCTTGACCTCGCTTGGCAAGGGCGGTTTTCTACCAGCCCCAATCCGCGCGTGGGCTGCGTAATTGCCCACGGCGGCCAAATCGTGAGCGAAGGCTTTCATCTGCGCGCCGGCGAGCCGCACGCCGAAGTACATGCCTTGCGTCAAGCCGGTACCCATGCCCAAGGTGCCACCGCCTACGTCACACTGGAGCCGTGCAGCCACACCGGCCGCACCGGCCCCTGCGCCCAAGCCTTGATTAACGCCGGTATCCGCCGCGTGGTGGCCGCCATGCAAGACCCCAACCCATTGGTGGGCGGCCAAGGCTTTGCTATGCTGCGTGCCGCCGGCATCGAAGTACAATCGGGCTTGCTGGAAACCGAAGCACGCGCCCTAAACCGCGGTTTTTTGTCGCGCATCGAGCGTGACCGCCCGTTTGTGCGCCTGAAAGTGGCCGCCAGCCTTGACGGCAAAACGGCTCTCAGCGATGGCCGCAGCCAATGGATTACTGGTGCCGAAGCCCGGCACGATGTGCAAATCCTGCGCGCCGAAAGCTGCGCCGTACTCACCGGCATCGGCACCATTCTGGCCGACAACCCGCGGCTCAACGTGCGCGCCTTTGCTGCGCTACGCCAACCAACACGCATCGTATTAGACAGCCACGCCCGCACCCCGCCCGGCAGCCACATCATCCAAGACAGCGGCAGCCCCACTGTGCTGGTACACGCCAGCACCACCCGCCCCAAGCACACCGCACTGCCACCGCATGTATCGCACCTCAGCGCGCCTACTGATGCCGATGGCCGCATTCATCTGCCCGCCTTATTGCCCTTATTGGCCCAACAAGGCTATGGCGAAATTTTGGTGGAAGCGGGCGGCACCTTAAACAGCGCCTTCTTAGAGCAAGATTGGGTAGACGAAATCGTGCTTTACCAAGCCCCGAAAATCCTCGGCCATACCGGCCAAAGCGCCTTCAGGCTGCCTGAAAACCCGCAAGCCTTAAACGAAGCGGGCTGGCACAGCCATAGTGTCAGCCCATTGGGCAATGACATCAAATGGGTGCTCACACGCCTAAACAGACCCTAG
- a CDS encoding cytochrome C: MFKPALPAIAIAALLALAACSDKNDTSVSLSASEAVAASTAAQPASAEQTLTSSDGKISITTANSQFTDQLANAAQWMGADAQSGLVLLQRDDNSGITLSVSNLGAPKKSADVYFKQLAETLKADSTLQDVNTGVATENRMNYRFAHEQDGSTLNENCVAIYEASGLYIACASSDSASQQQLADALKSISLKP, encoded by the coding sequence ATGTTCAAACCCGCGCTGCCCGCCATCGCCATTGCCGCACTGCTGGCACTGGCCGCTTGCTCCGATAAAAATGACACCTCTGTATCCCTGAGCGCCAGCGAAGCCGTTGCCGCCAGTACCGCCGCCCAGCCTGCCAGCGCCGAACAAACCCTAACCAGCAGCGATGGCAAAATCAGCATCACCACCGCCAACAGCCAGTTCACCGACCAACTGGCCAATGCGGCTCAATGGATGGGTGCCGACGCCCAATCCGGCTTGGTGCTGTTGCAGCGCGATGACAACAGCGGCATTACCTTATCGGTAAGCAATTTGGGTGCGCCCAAAAAGAGTGCCGATGTTTATTTCAAGCAATTGGCTGAAACGCTGAAAGCCGACAGCACATTGCAAGACGTCAACACCGGCGTCGCCACCGAAAACCGCATGAACTACCGCTTTGCGCATGAACAAGACGGCAGCACGCTGAACGAAAACTGCGTGGCCATCTACGAAGCCAGCGGCCTCTACATTGCCTGCGCCAGCAGCGACAGCGCCAGCCAACAACAATTGGCCGATGCCTTAAAAAGCATCAGCCTCAAGCCTTAA